AGGCATGATTATCGCGTTTTGTCAGCTAACAACTCATTGGTAGATGAAGCTGGCAGACTAGTTGAGGATCACAACATGGATGTTATTGTTATGGGTACACGAGGTGAAAGTAATGATCCTAAAGTGCTCTTTGGAAGTCATACGGTTCAAGTATTAAAATATGTACCTTGCCCTGTATTGGCTATTCCAGAAAACTATAAATATACGCAGCCCAAGCATATTTTATTTCCAACAAATTTATTAATCCCGTTTAGACGAAGGGAACTCAAGTTGCTTTGTGAAATTGCAGCACCATATCGTTCTAAAATTGATTTGCTCTATGTATCAAAGAGTGATACGCTATCCATTCGTCAGGAAGATAATCTAACTTTTTTGAAAGATGTTGTTTGTCAAAATGACATTCAAGTTATAACGGAACATCATGACTCTATTAAAACAGCAATTTATAATAATATAGAGAATCGAAAATCGGATATGCTCGTT
Above is a window of Bizionia sp. M204 DNA encoding:
- a CDS encoding universal stress protein — protein: MRQILMPLDFSENAKNAIRYALELFKYERSVFYFLHAYEDAIYQNEKLTRETLSEIEESIKAEVDVKLEETLTFVNEISPNPRHDYRVLSANNSLVDEAGRLVEDHNMDVIVMGTRGESNDPKVLFGSHTVQVLKYVPCPVLAIPENYKYTQPKHILFPTNLLIPFRRRELKLLCEIAAPYRSKIDLLYVSKSDTLSIRQEDNLTFLKDVVCQNDIQVITEHHDSIKTAIYNNIENRKSDMLVMVNSRQSFFEALLMQSPIDKISLRIDIPFLVLQNLRRQ